The following proteins are encoded in a genomic region of Gouania willdenowi chromosome 6, fGouWil2.1, whole genome shotgun sequence:
- the LOC114464451 gene encoding G/T mismatch-specific thymine DNA glycosylase-like isoform X1 codes for MDEKLNGSLPVVSPEYLQQWVQSTQQFHALQAQYSNFPPNHQFRYPENPSGEGAMAHMANPEPVMDHQEPANLSKPPAKKRGRPAQPKEPKPPKPPKVPKAPKPPKPPKDPNAPKAKPGPKPKKAAEGEADGKQEKIDESFKKVRRKVDRFKGMSEEEVMKKTLPDLLDYNLDYVIIGINPGLMAAFIGRWFPGPGNHFWKCLFLSGFTEEQLNHMHDTTLPVKYKMGFTNMVARATPGSKDLSSKELREGGTILVEKLKKFKPLIAVFNGKCIYEMFCRELFGKKPKKLDFGLQPHKIPDCDVALYLMPSSSARCAQFPRAQDKVHFYIKLRELRDQLKGVRKSTEIEETDYSFDLKLAKEDAKRMAIKEEHYDPGYEDAYGGAYAERGEEEGGATSQTNGHCTFSSPVNPGNTETAQEVSTSHRAEGQISDGQWMTQSFADQIPDISGAAKDSSS; via the exons ATGGACGAAAAGCTGAATGGATCGCTGCCTGTTGTCTCTCCGGAGTATCTCCAACAGTG GGTCCAGTCCACACAGCAGTTCCACGCTCTTCAAGCTCAGTATTCAAACTTTCCTCCTAACCATCAGTTCCGCTACCCCGAGAATCCGAGTGGAGAGGGAGCCATGGCGCACATGGCAAACCCAGAACCTGTGATGGACCATCAGGAACCTGCAAACCTGTCTAAAC CTCCGGCAAAGAAGAGAGGCAGACCAGCTCAACCCAAAGAACCAAAACCACCCAAACCACCTAAAGTCCCAAAGGCCCCAAAGCCACCGAAGCCACCGAAGGACCCAAATGCACCAAAGGCCAAGCCCGGTCCCAAACCTAAAAAAGCTGCTGAGGGTGAGGCGGACGGCAAGCAGGAGAAGATTGATGAGAGCTTTAAGAAAGTGAGGAGGAAAGTGGATCGATTCAAGGGAATGTCTGAGGAAGAGGTGATGAAGAAGACTCTGCCAGACCTGCTGGACTACAACCTGGACTACGTTATT ATTGGGATCAATCCTGGACTCATGGCAGCTTTCATCGGCCGATGGTTTCCAGGTCCTGGAAATCATTTCT GGAAGTGTCTGTTCCTATCTGGATTCACAGAGGAGCAGCTAAACCACATGCACGACACCACACTGCCTGTCAAGTACAAAATGGGCTTCACCAACATGGTGGCCAGAGCAACTCCAGGGAGCAAAGACCTGTCGAG TAAAGAGCTGCGTGAAGGCGGCACAATACTCGTGGAGAAGTTGAAGAAGTTCAAGCCTCTAATTGCTGTTTTTAATGGAAAAT GTATCTATGAAATGTTCTGCAGAGAGTTGTTTGGTAAAAAACCAAAGAAACTTGACTTTGGTTTGCAACCACACAAGATCCCCGACTGTGACGTG GCTTTGTATCTTATGCCTTCTTCTAGCGCACGCTGTGCCCAGTTCCCCCGCGCTCAGGACAAAGTGCACTTCTACATCAAACTCAGAGAGCTCAGAGATCAGCTGAAAGGCGTTCGAAAAAGCACAGAGATTGAGGAGACAGACTACTCATTTGATCTTAAATTGGCTAAAG AGGATGCTAAGAGGATGGCGATAAAGGAGGAGCATTACGACCCCGGCTACGAAGACGCTTACGGTGGAGCATATGCAGAGAGGGGAGAGGAAGAGGGCGGAGCCACGAGCCAGACCAATGGCCACTGCACGTTCTCATCCCCTGTAAACCCAGGAAACACAG AAACAGCACAGGAAGTGAGCACGTCACACAGAGCCGAGGGCCAGATCTCAGACGGACAGTGGATGACACAGTCCTTTGCTGATCAGATTCCAGATATTAGCGGTGCAGCAAAAGACAGCAGCTCATGA
- the LOC114464451 gene encoding G/T mismatch-specific thymine DNA glycosylase-like isoform X2, with protein sequence MAHMANPEPVMDHQEPANLSKPPAKKRGRPAQPKEPKPPKPPKVPKAPKPPKPPKDPNAPKAKPGPKPKKAAEGEADGKQEKIDESFKKVRRKVDRFKGMSEEEVMKKTLPDLLDYNLDYVIIGINPGLMAAFIGRWFPGPGNHFWKCLFLSGFTEEQLNHMHDTTLPVKYKMGFTNMVARATPGSKDLSSKELREGGTILVEKLKKFKPLIAVFNGKCIYEMFCRELFGKKPKKLDFGLQPHKIPDCDVALYLMPSSSARCAQFPRAQDKVHFYIKLRELRDQLKGVRKSTEIEETDYSFDLKLAKEDAKRMAIKEEHYDPGYEDAYGGAYAERGEEEGGATSQTNGHCTFSSPVNPGNTETAQEVSTSHRAEGQISDGQWMTQSFADQIPDISGAAKDSSS encoded by the exons ATGGCGCACATGGCAAACCCAGAACCTGTGATGGACCATCAGGAACCTGCAAACCTGTCTAAAC CTCCGGCAAAGAAGAGAGGCAGACCAGCTCAACCCAAAGAACCAAAACCACCCAAACCACCTAAAGTCCCAAAGGCCCCAAAGCCACCGAAGCCACCGAAGGACCCAAATGCACCAAAGGCCAAGCCCGGTCCCAAACCTAAAAAAGCTGCTGAGGGTGAGGCGGACGGCAAGCAGGAGAAGATTGATGAGAGCTTTAAGAAAGTGAGGAGGAAAGTGGATCGATTCAAGGGAATGTCTGAGGAAGAGGTGATGAAGAAGACTCTGCCAGACCTGCTGGACTACAACCTGGACTACGTTATT ATTGGGATCAATCCTGGACTCATGGCAGCTTTCATCGGCCGATGGTTTCCAGGTCCTGGAAATCATTTCT GGAAGTGTCTGTTCCTATCTGGATTCACAGAGGAGCAGCTAAACCACATGCACGACACCACACTGCCTGTCAAGTACAAAATGGGCTTCACCAACATGGTGGCCAGAGCAACTCCAGGGAGCAAAGACCTGTCGAG TAAAGAGCTGCGTGAAGGCGGCACAATACTCGTGGAGAAGTTGAAGAAGTTCAAGCCTCTAATTGCTGTTTTTAATGGAAAAT GTATCTATGAAATGTTCTGCAGAGAGTTGTTTGGTAAAAAACCAAAGAAACTTGACTTTGGTTTGCAACCACACAAGATCCCCGACTGTGACGTG GCTTTGTATCTTATGCCTTCTTCTAGCGCACGCTGTGCCCAGTTCCCCCGCGCTCAGGACAAAGTGCACTTCTACATCAAACTCAGAGAGCTCAGAGATCAGCTGAAAGGCGTTCGAAAAAGCACAGAGATTGAGGAGACAGACTACTCATTTGATCTTAAATTGGCTAAAG AGGATGCTAAGAGGATGGCGATAAAGGAGGAGCATTACGACCCCGGCTACGAAGACGCTTACGGTGGAGCATATGCAGAGAGGGGAGAGGAAGAGGGCGGAGCCACGAGCCAGACCAATGGCCACTGCACGTTCTCATCCCCTGTAAACCCAGGAAACACAG AAACAGCACAGGAAGTGAGCACGTCACACAGAGCCGAGGGCCAGATCTCAGACGGACAGTGGATGACACAGTCCTTTGCTGATCAGATTCCAGATATTAGCGGTGCAGCAAAAGACAGCAGCTCATGA
- the LOC114464453 gene encoding patatin-like phospholipase domain-containing protein 2 isoform X3 produces MVFDWQEEWNISFAGCGFRSIYYVGALSCILERVPQLVHGASKICGASSGCLVAAALTVGIPIEELCVAILTAAKEARKHTLGVFHPTFSLLRTLQVTLLDKLPEDAHLRASGKLCVSLTRMVDGQNVLVSEFASREDLIQRYMDGALSNNVPLCEQRNTIIVAPFSGESDICPREGTYNFFEASYGNVSIQVNTGNVHRICTSFLPQKPETLAEICYNGYKDALRFLRERDLLRVQPVPRSVMVAEAAGGGLDEASANNWRATNYKILNGNLRAIENLPVHIMKVLCEACRDRNDGVTWWSRLTDSYLLRLVVFLLALVFLPIQTIFFLTKMFLVLSIDVYGQSLRGEGSPLKSITAEQQSSNGSTEHSKKKADMKSTKL; encoded by the exons ATGGTGTTTGACTGGCAGGAGGAGTGGAACATCTCCTTTGCTGGCTGTGGCTTTAGGAGTATTTACTACGTGGGGGCTTTGAGCTGTATCCTGGAACGGGTGCCACAGCTGGTTCATGGAGCATCTAAAATCTGTGGAGCCTCATCTGGATGTTTGGTGGCAGCTGCTCTGACTGTTGGGATCCCCATTG AAGAACTCTGTGTTGCTATCCTGACTGCAGCAAAAGAGGCCAGAAAGCACACTTTGGGAGTTTTTCACCCAACCTTCAGTCTACTGCGTACACTGCAAGTCACCCTGCTAGATAAACTCCCAGAGGACGCCCACCTACGAGCCTCTGGAAAGCTCTGTGTGTCCCTCACTCGCATGGTTGACGGCCAGAATGTGTTGGTGTCAGAGTTTGCCAGCAGAGAGGACCTCATTCAG CGCTACATGGATGGAGCCCTGAGCAACAACGTGCCCCTGTGTGAGCAGAGAAACACCATCATTGTGGCTCCATTCTCAGGCGAGAGTGACATTTGCCCCCGAGAGGGAACATACAACTTCTTTGAGGCCAGTTACGGCAACGTCAGCATCCAGGTCAACACGGGCAATGTGCACCGTATCTGTACGTCATTCCTTCCTCAAAAACCTGAG ACTCTGGCTGAGATCTGCTATAATGGATACAAAGACGCTCTTCGCTTCCTCAGAGAAAGAG ATCTGCTCAGAGTACAGCCTGTTCCTCGCAGTGTGATGGTGGCTGAGGCAGCTGGAGGAGGCTTGGATGAAGCTTCAGCAAATAACTGGAGAGCAACGAACTACAAGATACTGAACGGGAACTTGAGGGCCATAGAGAATCTCCCTGTGCACATCATGAAAG TGCTGTGCGAGGCGTGCAGGGACAGAAACGACGGCGTTACTTGGTGGTCGAGGCTCACAGACTCCTATTTATTGAGACTGGTTGTGTTTCTGCTGGCCCTCGTGTTCCTGCCCATCCAGACGATCTTCTTCCTCACCAAAAT GTTCCTGGTGTTATCCATAGACGTTTACGGGCAGTCCTTGAGAGGTGAAGGCAGTCCTCTGAAgag CATTACTGCAgagcagcagagcagcaatggATCCACTGAGCACAGCAAAAAGAAAGCAGACATGAAGTCAACCAAACTCTGA
- the LOC114464453 gene encoding patatin-like phospholipase domain-containing protein 2 isoform X1 — protein MVFDWQEEWNISFAGCGFRSIYYVGALSCILERVPQLVHGASKICGASSGCLVAAALTVGIPIEELCVAILTAAKEARKHTLGVFHPTFSLLRTLQVTLLDKLPEDAHLRASGKLCVSLTRMVDGQNVLVSEFASREDLIQVLMCSCFFPAYSGFTAPSYQGVRYMDGALSNNVPLCEQRNTIIVAPFSGESDICPREGTYNFFEASYGNVSIQVNTGNVHRICTSFLPQKPETLAEICYNGYKDALRFLRERDLLRVQPVPRSVMVAEAAGGGLDEASANNWRATNYKILNGNLRAIENLPVHIMKVLCEACRDRNDGVTWWSRLTDSYLLRLVVFLLALVFLPIQTIFFLTKMFLVLSIDVYGQSLRGEGSPLKSITAEQQSSNGSTEHSKKKADMKSTKL, from the exons ATGGTGTTTGACTGGCAGGAGGAGTGGAACATCTCCTTTGCTGGCTGTGGCTTTAGGAGTATTTACTACGTGGGGGCTTTGAGCTGTATCCTGGAACGGGTGCCACAGCTGGTTCATGGAGCATCTAAAATCTGTGGAGCCTCATCTGGATGTTTGGTGGCAGCTGCTCTGACTGTTGGGATCCCCATTG AAGAACTCTGTGTTGCTATCCTGACTGCAGCAAAAGAGGCCAGAAAGCACACTTTGGGAGTTTTTCACCCAACCTTCAGTCTACTGCGTACACTGCAAGTCACCCTGCTAGATAAACTCCCAGAGGACGCCCACCTACGAGCCTCTGGAAAGCTCTGTGTGTCCCTCACTCGCATGGTTGACGGCCAGAATGTGTTGGTGTCAGAGTTTGCCAGCAGAGAGGACCTCATTCAG gTTCTCATGTGCAGCTGCTTTTTTCCTGCTTATTCTGGCTTCACAGCACCCTCCTATCAGGGAGTG CGCTACATGGATGGAGCCCTGAGCAACAACGTGCCCCTGTGTGAGCAGAGAAACACCATCATTGTGGCTCCATTCTCAGGCGAGAGTGACATTTGCCCCCGAGAGGGAACATACAACTTCTTTGAGGCCAGTTACGGCAACGTCAGCATCCAGGTCAACACGGGCAATGTGCACCGTATCTGTACGTCATTCCTTCCTCAAAAACCTGAG ACTCTGGCTGAGATCTGCTATAATGGATACAAAGACGCTCTTCGCTTCCTCAGAGAAAGAG ATCTGCTCAGAGTACAGCCTGTTCCTCGCAGTGTGATGGTGGCTGAGGCAGCTGGAGGAGGCTTGGATGAAGCTTCAGCAAATAACTGGAGAGCAACGAACTACAAGATACTGAACGGGAACTTGAGGGCCATAGAGAATCTCCCTGTGCACATCATGAAAG TGCTGTGCGAGGCGTGCAGGGACAGAAACGACGGCGTTACTTGGTGGTCGAGGCTCACAGACTCCTATTTATTGAGACTGGTTGTGTTTCTGCTGGCCCTCGTGTTCCTGCCCATCCAGACGATCTTCTTCCTCACCAAAAT GTTCCTGGTGTTATCCATAGACGTTTACGGGCAGTCCTTGAGAGGTGAAGGCAGTCCTCTGAAgag CATTACTGCAgagcagcagagcagcaatggATCCACTGAGCACAGCAAAAAGAAAGCAGACATGAAGTCAACCAAACTCTGA
- the LOC114464453 gene encoding patatin-like phospholipase domain-containing protein 2 isoform X2 — protein sequence MVFDWQEEWNISFAGCGFRSIYYVGALSCILERVPQLVHGASKICGASSGCLVAAALTVGIPIELCVAILTAAKEARKHTLGVFHPTFSLLRTLQVTLLDKLPEDAHLRASGKLCVSLTRMVDGQNVLVSEFASREDLIQVLMCSCFFPAYSGFTAPSYQGVRYMDGALSNNVPLCEQRNTIIVAPFSGESDICPREGTYNFFEASYGNVSIQVNTGNVHRICTSFLPQKPETLAEICYNGYKDALRFLRERDLLRVQPVPRSVMVAEAAGGGLDEASANNWRATNYKILNGNLRAIENLPVHIMKVLCEACRDRNDGVTWWSRLTDSYLLRLVVFLLALVFLPIQTIFFLTKMFLVLSIDVYGQSLRGEGSPLKSITAEQQSSNGSTEHSKKKADMKSTKL from the exons ATGGTGTTTGACTGGCAGGAGGAGTGGAACATCTCCTTTGCTGGCTGTGGCTTTAGGAGTATTTACTACGTGGGGGCTTTGAGCTGTATCCTGGAACGGGTGCCACAGCTGGTTCATGGAGCATCTAAAATCTGTGGAGCCTCATCTGGATGTTTGGTGGCAGCTGCTCTGACTGTTGGGATCCCCATTG AACTCTGTGTTGCTATCCTGACTGCAGCAAAAGAGGCCAGAAAGCACACTTTGGGAGTTTTTCACCCAACCTTCAGTCTACTGCGTACACTGCAAGTCACCCTGCTAGATAAACTCCCAGAGGACGCCCACCTACGAGCCTCTGGAAAGCTCTGTGTGTCCCTCACTCGCATGGTTGACGGCCAGAATGTGTTGGTGTCAGAGTTTGCCAGCAGAGAGGACCTCATTCAG gTTCTCATGTGCAGCTGCTTTTTTCCTGCTTATTCTGGCTTCACAGCACCCTCCTATCAGGGAGTG CGCTACATGGATGGAGCCCTGAGCAACAACGTGCCCCTGTGTGAGCAGAGAAACACCATCATTGTGGCTCCATTCTCAGGCGAGAGTGACATTTGCCCCCGAGAGGGAACATACAACTTCTTTGAGGCCAGTTACGGCAACGTCAGCATCCAGGTCAACACGGGCAATGTGCACCGTATCTGTACGTCATTCCTTCCTCAAAAACCTGAG ACTCTGGCTGAGATCTGCTATAATGGATACAAAGACGCTCTTCGCTTCCTCAGAGAAAGAG ATCTGCTCAGAGTACAGCCTGTTCCTCGCAGTGTGATGGTGGCTGAGGCAGCTGGAGGAGGCTTGGATGAAGCTTCAGCAAATAACTGGAGAGCAACGAACTACAAGATACTGAACGGGAACTTGAGGGCCATAGAGAATCTCCCTGTGCACATCATGAAAG TGCTGTGCGAGGCGTGCAGGGACAGAAACGACGGCGTTACTTGGTGGTCGAGGCTCACAGACTCCTATTTATTGAGACTGGTTGTGTTTCTGCTGGCCCTCGTGTTCCTGCCCATCCAGACGATCTTCTTCCTCACCAAAAT GTTCCTGGTGTTATCCATAGACGTTTACGGGCAGTCCTTGAGAGGTGAAGGCAGTCCTCTGAAgag CATTACTGCAgagcagcagagcagcaatggATCCACTGAGCACAGCAAAAAGAAAGCAGACATGAAGTCAACCAAACTCTGA